A window from Pseudobutyrivibrio ruminis HUN009 encodes these proteins:
- a CDS encoding IS3 family transposase produces the protein MRSERSWCRQGVHFFKQQEYEIIFELSGKFPVKHLCKVLDVNRSGFYKWKKRLEHPSDKMKSFVSDMLVFKEYHAKYPSHGYRWLNAKIRLDTGLIMSDQRAHRICKAAGITSIAKHYRYKKPGDPYKVFPNLLLSGMNINGPMECVVSDMTAFCLGGVYYELTLYMDLWNNEILTYSLSSKRGDRRTYISGLNELINIKSQYPDLQMILHTDQGSVYASKNFNEILPLYNIIHSMSRAGTPTDNAAMEAINGWIKAEIFSDLHITSNATIEKDIASYIVFFNEERPAYSLSYLTPKQYREYYSGETMCKNT, from the coding sequence ATACGAAGTGAAAGGAGTTGGTGTAGACAAGGAGTTCATTTCTTTAAACAACAAGAATACGAAATAATTTTTGAACTGTCTGGCAAGTTCCCTGTAAAACATTTATGTAAGGTACTTGATGTTAACCGTAGTGGCTTTTACAAGTGGAAAAAGCGCCTTGAGCATCCTTCTGACAAAATGAAATCATTTGTCAGTGACATGCTTGTGTTCAAAGAATATCATGCTAAGTATCCATCTCACGGATACCGTTGGCTTAATGCAAAAATAAGACTTGATACAGGTCTCATTATGTCTGATCAACGCGCTCACAGGATATGTAAAGCGGCTGGGATAACAAGTATTGCAAAGCATTATAGATACAAAAAGCCAGGAGATCCATACAAAGTATTTCCAAATCTTTTATTAAGTGGCATGAATATCAATGGTCCAATGGAATGTGTTGTAAGCGATATGACCGCATTCTGTCTTGGTGGAGTTTACTATGAGCTAACACTTTATATGGATTTATGGAACAATGAGATTCTTACTTATTCATTGTCATCAAAGCGTGGAGATAGACGAACGTATATCAGCGGCCTTAATGAGCTTATAAATATCAAATCTCAATACCCTGACCTTCAGATGATTCTGCATACCGACCAAGGGTCCGTTTATGCATCTAAAAACTTTAATGAAATACTGCCACTTTATAACATAATTCACTCTATGTCCCGTGCGGGAACTCCTACTGATAATGCTGCTATGGAAGCGATTAATGGTTGGATTAAGGCAGAGATATTTAGTGATCTACATATAACAAGCAATGCCACTATTGAAAAAGACATTGCCAGCTACATAGTGTTCTTCAATGAAGAACGCCCTGCCTACTCTCTGAGTTATCTGACTCCAAAACAGTATCGAGAGTATTACAGTGGAGAAACTATGTGTAAAAACACGTAA
- a CDS encoding DnaJ domain-containing protein yields MNKSQARKILGLDGSEDKREIKKKYRKLMHEHHPDNSDSDDSKLAAKINTAYELIMKDYADSATNSGKQSNKSNRSATKRTSRPQHRPWSAKENKNAFCARPILHEVEDFEGNNLGTIEIARGKYIWTKDEEFSMFLKSLYETSKELLDNARPSLFFELPEIIKQKYLADLAYLLTGQFIDSTLTLNELALVDADSYKVNAMIELESGVTTPKVGSVLYPAGVSNHRLYLRNKAGEIVGYLSFKDDRLYYVVIPLFEQKKAQVKMIVADSVQRNRRGNKYADIDLWIRVLPTETSEIESTNNQIRDLLEKYAHEGF; encoded by the coding sequence ATGAACAAAAGCCAAGCGCGTAAAATCCTGGGGCTGGATGGCAGCGAGGATAAGCGCGAAATAAAAAAGAAATATAGAAAGCTGATGCATGAGCATCATCCGGATAATAGCGATTCTGATGATAGTAAGCTGGCGGCGAAAATAAACACAGCCTATGAGCTGATTATGAAGGATTATGCCGACAGCGCAACCAATTCTGGAAAACAAAGCAACAAATCGAATCGCAGCGCCACGAAAAGAACATCTCGCCCACAGCACAGGCCTTGGTCCGCAAAGGAAAACAAGAATGCCTTCTGTGCTAGGCCCATACTACATGAGGTGGAGGATTTCGAAGGGAATAACTTAGGCACTATCGAGATTGCCAGAGGCAAATACATATGGACAAAGGACGAAGAGTTTTCCATGTTTTTGAAAAGCCTTTATGAAACAAGCAAGGAGCTACTTGATAATGCCAGACCATCCTTGTTCTTTGAATTGCCAGAGATAATAAAACAAAAATACCTGGCGGATCTCGCTTACTTGCTGACAGGCCAGTTTATAGATAGCACGTTGACTTTGAATGAACTGGCACTTGTGGATGCAGATTCATATAAAGTAAATGCCATGATAGAGCTGGAATCTGGAGTCACCACGCCAAAGGTAGGCAGCGTGCTTTATCCTGCAGGGGTTTCAAACCACAGATTGTATCTAAGAAATAAAGCAGGAGAGATAGTTGGATATCTTAGCTTCAAAGATGACAGGCTTTACTATGTAGTTATCCCGCTTTTTGAGCAGAAGAAAGCACAGGTGAAAATGATTGTGGCAGACAGTGTTCAGAGGAATCGACGAGGAAATAAGTATGCTGATATAGACCTTTGGATTAGAGTGTTGCCAACAGAAACATCTGAAATTGAAAGCACAAACAATCAGATTAGAGATTTGCTAGAAAAGTATGCTCACGAAGGTTTCTAA
- a CDS encoding DUF1284 domain-containing protein: MSKILRPHHGMCFQFYEGKGYSEDFTDHMGRIIYEMEDDPAQLITLKVETDIVCKNCPNNESGICTSQDKVRKYDNAVLETCGIENGTEMTYQDFISTVKTKIIDTGLRTKICGDCEWNYICEKSNKA, translated from the coding sequence ATGAGCAAAATACTTAGACCACACCATGGAATGTGCTTTCAATTCTATGAGGGAAAGGGATATAGCGAGGATTTCACTGATCATATGGGGCGCATCATTTATGAGATGGAGGATGATCCAGCTCAGCTGATTACGCTGAAGGTTGAGACTGATATAGTCTGCAAGAACTGTCCTAATAACGAATCTGGCATTTGTACTTCACAGGATAAAGTTCGTAAATACGATAATGCTGTGCTAGAGACATGTGGCATAGAAAATGGTACAGAGATGACATACCAGGACTTCATTTCAACTGTAAAAACAAAGATAATTGATACTGGTCTCAGAACCAAGATTTGTGGTGACTGCGAATGGAATTACATCTGTGAGAAATCCAATAAAGCATAG
- the eno gene encoding phosphopyruvate hydratase: MDYLEIEKVIGREILDSRGNPTVECEVTLVDGTVGRGMAPSGASTGEFEALELRDGDKGRYLGKGVTKAVANINGPIADAICGLDASDIYAIDAAMIKADGTKDKSNLGANAILATSIACCRAAATSLDIPLYRFLGGIQGTKLPVPMMNILNGGAHADSAVDTQEFMIMPVGAPSFSECLRWCAEVFHALKAILKEMGDVTAVGDEGGFAPNSLKNDDEAIEVILKAIKAAGFEPGKDFMIAMDAASSEWKSEKGKGFYHQPKSGKDFTTDELIDHWAALVDKYPIISIEDGLDEEDWEGWKKMTAKIGDKVQLVGDDLFVTNTERLSKGIENGCGNSILIKLNQIGSVSETLEAIKMAHKAGYTAISSHRSGETEDTTIADLAVALNTCQIKTGAPSRTERVAKYNQLLRIEEQLGDAAVYPGIKAFNVK, translated from the coding sequence ATGGATTACTTAGAAATTGAAAAGGTTATTGGTAGAGAAATCCTCGACTCAAGAGGAAATCCTACTGTTGAATGCGAGGTCACACTTGTTGATGGAACAGTTGGACGCGGAATGGCTCCTTCAGGTGCATCTACAGGAGAGTTTGAGGCACTTGAGCTTCGTGACGGCGATAAAGGAAGATATTTAGGCAAGGGTGTTACTAAGGCAGTTGCAAATATCAATGGACCTATTGCAGATGCAATTTGCGGTTTAGATGCTTCTGATATCTATGCAATCGACGCAGCTATGATTAAGGCAGATGGCACAAAGGATAAGTCAAACCTTGGTGCAAACGCAATCCTTGCAACATCAATTGCTTGTTGTAGAGCTGCAGCTACATCGCTTGATATTCCTCTTTACAGATTCCTTGGTGGTATTCAGGGAACTAAGCTTCCAGTTCCAATGATGAACATTTTGAATGGCGGTGCTCACGCTGATAGCGCGGTTGATACACAGGAGTTCATGATTATGCCTGTTGGAGCTCCTTCATTCAGCGAGTGCTTACGCTGGTGTGCTGAGGTATTCCATGCACTTAAGGCAATCCTTAAGGAGATGGGAGATGTTACAGCTGTAGGTGATGAGGGTGGTTTCGCTCCTAATTCACTTAAGAATGATGATGAAGCTATCGAAGTTATCTTGAAGGCTATCAAGGCTGCAGGCTTTGAACCAGGCAAGGACTTCATGATTGCTATGGATGCTGCATCTAGCGAGTGGAAGTCAGAAAAAGGCAAGGGCTTCTATCATCAGCCAAAGTCAGGTAAGGACTTTACAACAGACGAGCTTATCGATCACTGGGCAGCACTTGTAGACAAGTACCCAATTATCTCTATCGAAGATGGTCTTGATGAGGAGGATTGGGAAGGCTGGAAGAAGATGACAGCCAAGATTGGTGATAAGGTTCAGCTTGTTGGCGATGATCTTTTCGTAACAAACACAGAGCGTCTTTCAAAGGGTATCGAAAACGGATGCGGTAACTCAATCCTTATTAAGCTCAATCAGATTGGTTCAGTTTCAGAGACACTTGAGGCTATCAAGATGGCTCACAAGGCTGGCTACACAGCAATTTCATCACACCGTTCAGGTGAGACAGAAGATACAACAATTGCTGATTTAGCTGTAGCTTTGAACACATGCCAGATTAAGACTGGTGCTCCTTCTAGAACAGAGCGTGTTGCTAAATACAACCAGCTCCTTAGAATTGAAGAGCAACTCGGTGACGCAGCAGTTTACCCAGGAATCAAGGCATTCAATGTAAAATAA